The proteins below come from a single Caulobacter flavus genomic window:
- a CDS encoding glycoside hydrolase family 3 protein: protein MKLRRPLLRASSLALTVGLALPALAAEPSLVATTPRTTAHPELWPAAKSPASITDAKTEAFITQLMSKMSVEEKVGQTIQGDIASMTPADLATYPLGSILAGGNSAPDGNDRATPKAWTDLVDAYRKEALAKRPGRTPIPLMFGIDAVHGHNNIVGATIFPHNVGLGAMRDPALIERIGQATGEEVAVVGGDWTFGPTVAVPRDDRWGRSYEGYGEDPEIVASYSGPMTLGLQGKLEPGKPIAPGRIAGSAKHFLADGGTQDGRDQGNAVISEQELVAVHAQGYPPSIDAGILTVMASFSSWNGQKITGNKTLITDVLKKRMGFEGFVVSDWNAHGQLQGCSNVSCPQAMNAGLDMYMAPDSWKGLYENTLKQVKSGEIPMARLDDAVRRILRVKVKSGLFDRVAPQVQGKFDRLGSADHRAVAREAVSKSLVLLKNDGVLPIKAGANVLVAGAADDIGKASGGWTLTWQGTGNKNSDFPNGQSIWGGLKEAVEASGGKATLATDGKFAGAKPDVAIVVFGEDPYAEFQGDVANLAYQPGGKTDLELLKTLKAQGIPVVSVFLSGRPLWVNPEINASDAFVAAWLPGSEGGGVADVLVAGKDGKSRRDFTGKLSFSWPKRADQGPLNRGDKGYDPQFAYGYGLSYAQPAKVAQLSESAGDLGTAASVDRYFVAGRVPAPWMLSFSGAGAVKTIDAGAQENGRQATWSGEGEGLLAVQGPPVDLSRQTTGDMAVLVRWRVDKAPVAPVYLTVGCGESCGGRLDVTSTLSGSKIGEWRSAKIKLSCFQAAGAQMAHVSSPFGLSTSGPLTISVTEIQLASNEGDAFCPK from the coding sequence ATGAAGCTTCGCCGTCCGCTCCTCCGCGCCTCGTCGCTGGCCTTGACCGTGGGCCTGGCCCTGCCGGCGCTGGCGGCCGAGCCGAGTCTGGTCGCGACGACCCCGCGAACGACCGCCCATCCCGAACTGTGGCCGGCGGCCAAGAGCCCGGCCAGCATCACCGACGCCAAGACCGAGGCCTTCATCACCCAGCTGATGAGCAAGATGAGCGTCGAGGAAAAGGTCGGCCAGACGATCCAGGGCGACATCGCCTCGATGACGCCGGCCGATCTGGCGACCTATCCGCTGGGCTCGATCCTGGCCGGCGGCAACTCGGCGCCCGACGGCAATGACCGCGCCACGCCCAAGGCCTGGACCGACCTCGTCGACGCCTATCGCAAGGAGGCCCTGGCCAAGCGCCCGGGTCGCACGCCGATCCCGCTGATGTTCGGCATCGACGCCGTGCACGGCCACAACAACATCGTCGGCGCGACGATCTTCCCGCACAACGTGGGCCTGGGCGCCATGCGCGATCCGGCGCTGATCGAGCGCATCGGCCAGGCCACCGGCGAGGAGGTGGCGGTGGTCGGCGGCGACTGGACCTTCGGCCCGACGGTCGCCGTGCCGCGCGACGACCGCTGGGGCCGCTCCTACGAGGGCTATGGCGAGGATCCTGAGATCGTCGCCAGCTATTCGGGGCCGATGACCCTGGGCCTGCAGGGCAAGCTCGAGCCCGGCAAGCCGATCGCGCCGGGCCGTATCGCCGGCAGCGCCAAGCACTTCCTCGCCGACGGCGGCACCCAGGACGGCCGCGACCAGGGCAATGCGGTGATCTCCGAGCAGGAGCTCGTCGCGGTGCACGCCCAGGGCTATCCGCCCAGCATCGACGCCGGCATCCTGACGGTGATGGCCTCGTTCTCCAGCTGGAACGGCCAGAAGATCACCGGCAACAAGACCCTGATCACCGACGTGCTGAAGAAGCGGATGGGCTTCGAGGGCTTCGTGGTCAGCGACTGGAACGCCCACGGCCAGCTCCAGGGCTGCTCCAACGTCTCGTGCCCGCAGGCGATGAACGCGGGCCTCGACATGTACATGGCTCCCGACAGCTGGAAGGGCCTCTACGAGAACACGCTGAAGCAGGTGAAGTCGGGAGAGATCCCGATGGCGCGTCTCGACGACGCCGTGCGCCGCATCCTGCGGGTCAAGGTCAAGTCGGGGCTGTTCGATCGCGTCGCGCCGCAGGTGCAGGGCAAGTTCGATCGTCTCGGCTCGGCCGACCACCGCGCCGTCGCCCGCGAGGCGGTGTCCAAGTCGCTGGTGCTGCTGAAGAACGACGGCGTGCTGCCGATCAAGGCGGGAGCCAACGTGCTGGTCGCCGGCGCCGCCGACGACATCGGCAAGGCCTCGGGCGGCTGGACCCTGACCTGGCAGGGCACGGGCAACAAGAACAGCGACTTCCCCAACGGCCAGTCGATCTGGGGCGGCCTGAAGGAGGCTGTCGAGGCTTCCGGCGGCAAGGCCACCCTGGCAACGGACGGCAAGTTCGCCGGCGCCAAGCCCGACGTGGCCATCGTGGTGTTCGGCGAGGATCCCTACGCCGAGTTCCAGGGCGACGTGGCCAACCTGGCCTATCAGCCCGGCGGCAAGACCGACCTGGAGCTGCTGAAGACGCTGAAGGCCCAGGGGATCCCGGTGGTGTCGGTGTTCCTGTCGGGGCGTCCGCTGTGGGTGAACCCCGAGATCAACGCCTCGGACGCCTTCGTGGCCGCCTGGCTGCCGGGCTCGGAAGGCGGCGGCGTCGCCGACGTGCTGGTGGCCGGCAAGGACGGCAAGTCCAGGCGCGACTTCACCGGCAAGCTGTCGTTCAGCTGGCCCAAGCGCGCCGACCAGGGGCCGCTGAACCGCGGCGACAAGGGCTATGACCCGCAGTTCGCCTATGGCTACGGCCTGTCCTACGCCCAGCCGGCCAAGGTGGCGCAGCTGTCGGAGAGCGCTGGCGACCTTGGAACCGCCGCCAGCGTCGACCGCTACTTCGTGGCCGGCCGCGTGCCGGCCCCGTGGATGCTGAGCTTCTCGGGTGCGGGCGCGGTCAAGACGATCGACGCCGGAGCCCAGGAAAACGGCCGCCAGGCGACCTGGAGCGGGGAGGGCGAAGGCCTTCTGGCCGTGCAGGGGCCGCCCGTCGACCTGTCGCGCCAGACGACCGGCGACATGGCGGTGCTCGTGAGGTGGCGAGTCGACAAGGCGCCTGTTGCGCCGGTTTATCTGACTGTCGGTTGTGGCGAATCCTGCGGTGGGAGGCTAGACGTAACGTCAACGTTGTCAGGCTCGAAAATCGGCGAATGGCGATCCGCCAAGATCAAACTTTCCTGTTTCCAGGCGGCGGGCGCCCAGATGGCGCACGTTTCGTCTCCGTTCGGCCTGAGCACCTCGGGGCCGCTGACGATTTCGGTCACCGAAATCCAGTTGGCGTCCAACGAGGGCGACGCTTTCTGTCCCAAATAA
- a CDS encoding tryptophan halogenase family protein, whose protein sequence is MDRAIGSIAILGGGTAGWMAAAVLAQVLRGTGTTITLVESAEIPTVGVGEATIPPIVDFLRLLEIDQGQFMAATEGSFKLGIRFDDWRVLGERYWHPFGTFGPSVDRRPFHHMWHRLRAAGEDPRVEAYSLATALGDAGRMAFADGQGQGPLGGMRHALHFDAGLVARFLRTYSEQRGVRRLERRVEGATLKDDGFVEALVLEGGERLAADLFIDCSGFRGVLIEGALKTGYEGWSAFLPCDRAVAGLTVRDANPPPFTQAAARPAGWRWRIPLRHRTGNGYVYSSAHVSDDEALADLEREAGKLLTEPRVLKFTGGRRKAFWNRNVIALGLASGFIEPLESTSIHFVTSGLMKLLDHFPDKDFDAANIADYNAALVAEYEAARDFIVLHYQPTRRDEPFWRERAAAALPPDLAERLALYRGTGRIPHRPTELFTELSWFYVLEGMGVRPAAYDPLVGLSNLSQVREGLSGWRRRVAEIVQAAPAHDAALDLVAGRRRPAA, encoded by the coding sequence ATGGATCGCGCCATCGGCTCGATCGCCATACTGGGCGGAGGCACCGCCGGCTGGATGGCCGCCGCCGTGCTGGCCCAGGTGCTGCGCGGCACGGGAACGACCATCACCCTGGTCGAGAGCGCCGAGATCCCCACCGTCGGCGTGGGCGAGGCGACCATTCCGCCGATCGTCGACTTCCTGCGGTTGCTCGAGATCGACCAGGGCCAGTTCATGGCCGCCACCGAGGGCAGCTTCAAGCTGGGCATCCGCTTCGACGACTGGCGCGTGCTCGGCGAACGCTACTGGCATCCGTTCGGAACCTTCGGCCCGTCGGTCGACCGGCGTCCCTTCCATCACATGTGGCATCGGCTGCGCGCGGCGGGCGAGGATCCCCGCGTCGAGGCCTACAGCCTGGCCACGGCCCTGGGCGATGCGGGCCGCATGGCCTTCGCCGACGGGCAAGGGCAGGGGCCGCTGGGCGGCATGCGCCACGCCCTGCATTTCGACGCCGGCCTGGTGGCGAGGTTCCTGCGCACCTACTCCGAACAGCGCGGCGTGCGCCGGCTGGAGCGGCGGGTCGAGGGCGCGACCCTGAAAGACGACGGCTTTGTCGAGGCCTTGGTCCTGGAGGGCGGCGAGCGGCTGGCGGCCGATCTTTTCATAGACTGCTCGGGCTTCCGAGGCGTGCTGATCGAGGGCGCGCTGAAGACCGGCTACGAGGGTTGGAGCGCCTTCCTGCCGTGCGACCGGGCGGTCGCCGGCCTGACCGTGCGCGACGCCAATCCGCCGCCCTTCACCCAGGCCGCGGCGCGTCCGGCCGGCTGGCGCTGGCGTATCCCGCTGCGGCATCGCACCGGCAACGGCTACGTCTATTCCAGCGCCCATGTCAGCGACGACGAGGCCCTGGCCGATCTGGAGCGCGAGGCCGGCAAGCTGCTGACCGAGCCGCGCGTCCTGAAGTTCACCGGCGGCCGGCGCAAGGCGTTCTGGAACCGCAACGTGATCGCGCTTGGCCTGGCTTCCGGGTTCATCGAGCCGCTGGAGTCGACCAGCATCCATTTCGTGACCAGCGGACTGATGAAGCTGCTCGACCACTTTCCCGACAAGGATTTCGACGCGGCCAACATCGCCGACTACAACGCCGCCCTGGTCGCCGAGTACGAGGCCGCGCGCGACTTCATCGTGCTGCACTACCAGCCGACCCGGCGTGACGAGCCGTTCTGGCGCGAGCGCGCGGCGGCGGCCCTGCCGCCCGACCTCGCCGAGCGGCTGGCGCTCTATCGGGGCACGGGGCGCATTCCGCACCGGCCGACCGAGCTCTTCACCGAGCTGTCCTGGTTCTACGTGCTGGAGGGCATGGGCGTGCGGCCGGCGGCCTACGACCCGCTGGTCGGTCTGTCGAACCTGTCCCAGGTGCGCGAGGGGCTGTCGGGCTGGCGGCGACGCGTGGCCGAGATCGTCCAGGCCGCGCCTGCGCACGACGCGGCGCTGGACCTGGTGGCCGGGCGACGGCGACCCGCGGCCTGA
- a CDS encoding LacI family DNA-binding transcriptional regulator, with amino-acid sequence MNAKVTIHDVARMSGVSIKTVSRVLNREPNVKADTRDRVQEAVAALNYRPNISARSLAGSKAYLIGVFFDNPSPAYVTDVQLGAIGRCRTEGYHLIVEPLDSEGDVEEQVAPMLATLRMDGVILTPPVCDDARVLAVLDAEGVPYVRLSPDKDLDRSAYVRMDDMAAAYEMTAHLIKLGHKDIAFIKGHPDHGAAHLRYDGYAKAMADHGLAVREDRVAQGWFSFRSGFEAAETLLAGDDRPTAIFASNDDMALGVMAVANRLRLNVPETLSVAGFDDTPGAKVVWPQLTTVRQPIQAMAAAAADLLLSGDLKGEDGGPPPSRLLDFELVVRESTGPAAE; translated from the coding sequence TTGAACGCCAAGGTTACGATCCACGACGTCGCCCGCATGTCGGGCGTTTCGATCAAGACCGTGTCGCGGGTGCTGAACCGCGAGCCCAACGTCAAGGCCGACACCCGCGACCGGGTGCAGGAAGCCGTGGCGGCGCTGAACTACCGCCCCAATATCTCGGCTCGCAGCCTGGCGGGGTCCAAGGCCTATCTGATCGGGGTATTCTTCGACAACCCGAGCCCCGCCTACGTCACCGACGTGCAGCTGGGCGCCATCGGTCGCTGTCGCACCGAGGGTTATCACCTGATCGTCGAGCCGCTGGATTCCGAGGGCGACGTCGAGGAGCAGGTGGCGCCGATGCTGGCCACCCTGCGCATGGACGGGGTGATCCTGACCCCGCCGGTCTGCGACGACGCGCGGGTGCTGGCCGTGCTGGACGCCGAGGGCGTGCCCTATGTGCGCCTGTCGCCGGACAAGGATCTCGACCGCTCGGCCTATGTGCGGATGGACGACATGGCCGCCGCCTACGAGATGACCGCCCACCTGATCAAGCTGGGCCACAAGGACATCGCCTTCATCAAGGGCCACCCCGACCACGGCGCGGCCCACCTGCGCTACGACGGCTACGCCAAGGCCATGGCCGATCACGGCCTGGCCGTGCGCGAGGACCGCGTTGCCCAGGGCTGGTTCTCGTTCCGCTCGGGCTTCGAGGCGGCCGAGACCCTGCTGGCGGGCGACGACCGGCCGACGGCGATCTTCGCCTCCAACGACGACATGGCGCTCGGCGTCATGGCCGTGGCCAACCGCCTGCGCCTGAACGTGCCCGAGACCCTGTCGGTGGCCGGTTTCGACGACACGCCGGGCGCCAAGGTCGTCTGGCCGCAGCTGACCACGGTGCGCCAGCCGATCCAGGCCATGGCGGCGGCCGCCGCCGACCTGCTGCTCAGCGGCGACCTGAAGGGCGAGGACGGCGGCCCGCCGCCGTCGCGCCTGCTGGACTTCGAGCTGGTGGTGCGCGAGAGCACGGGCCCGGCGGCGGAGTAG
- the pyk gene encoding pyruvate kinase has protein sequence MIRARRSRIVATIGPASGSPEMIVKLAKAGADVFRLNFSHGAHETHAAVYAAIRAAEAVVGRPLGILADLQGPKLRVGKFADGPVQLKPGQAFRFDSDPTPGDETRVHLPHPEILTAMKPGATLLLDDGKLRMTVTQAGPGYADTTVVNGGKLSERKGVAVPDVIIPMSPLTPKDREDLAFALRLGVDWIALSFVQAPEDMAELRRIVEGRAAVLAKIEKPQALQTLGPILDLCDGVMVARGDLGVEMAPEEVPVAQKEILRAARERGIPVIVATQMLESMTSSPTPTRAEASDVANAVYEGADAVMLSAESAAGDYPEESVAMMNRIIERVERDPRWPELMQAEQPHVDEDADVLVVAAAGAAKSGSTKCLVAFTTTGATARRLARERPLQPVLALSPKIEAVRRMALVWGVEPRVSAQPDSLEVVTTDAAARALELDLAKPGERILIVAGTPFGAPGAANLLRLAHAPFPVRKR, from the coding sequence ATGATCCGCGCGCGTCGTTCCCGCATCGTCGCCACCATCGGCCCGGCCTCGGGTTCGCCGGAGATGATCGTCAAGCTGGCCAAGGCTGGCGCCGACGTCTTCCGCCTGAACTTCAGCCACGGCGCTCACGAGACCCACGCCGCCGTCTACGCCGCCATCCGCGCGGCGGAGGCGGTGGTCGGCCGTCCGCTGGGCATCCTGGCCGATCTGCAAGGGCCCAAGCTGCGCGTCGGCAAGTTCGCCGACGGTCCGGTTCAGCTGAAGCCCGGCCAGGCCTTCCGGTTCGATTCCGATCCGACCCCGGGCGACGAAACGCGGGTTCATCTCCCCCATCCCGAAATCCTGACGGCGATGAAGCCGGGCGCGACCCTGCTGCTCGACGACGGCAAGCTGCGGATGACCGTGACGCAAGCCGGCCCCGGCTACGCCGACACCACGGTCGTCAACGGCGGCAAGCTGTCGGAGCGCAAGGGCGTGGCCGTGCCGGACGTCATCATCCCGATGTCGCCCCTGACGCCGAAGGACCGCGAGGACTTGGCCTTCGCGCTGCGCCTGGGCGTCGACTGGATCGCCCTGTCGTTCGTGCAGGCCCCGGAAGACATGGCCGAGTTGCGCCGCATCGTCGAAGGGCGCGCGGCCGTGCTGGCCAAGATCGAGAAACCGCAGGCGCTGCAGACCCTGGGTCCGATCCTCGACCTGTGCGACGGCGTCATGGTGGCCCGCGGCGACCTTGGCGTCGAAATGGCGCCGGAAGAGGTGCCGGTGGCGCAGAAGGAAATCCTGCGCGCCGCCCGTGAGCGCGGCATTCCGGTGATTGTCGCCACCCAGATGCTGGAGTCGATGACCAGCTCGCCGACCCCGACCCGCGCCGAGGCCTCCGACGTGGCCAACGCCGTGTACGAGGGCGCGGACGCGGTGATGCTGTCGGCCGAAAGCGCCGCCGGCGACTATCCCGAAGAGTCGGTGGCGATGATGAACCGCATCATCGAGCGCGTCGAACGCGACCCGCGCTGGCCCGAGCTGATGCAGGCCGAGCAGCCGCACGTCGACGAGGACGCCGACGTGCTGGTGGTCGCCGCCGCCGGCGCGGCCAAGTCGGGCTCGACCAAGTGCCTGGTGGCCTTCACCACCACGGGCGCCACCGCCCGCCGCCTGGCCCGCGAACGGCCGCTGCAGCCGGTGCTGGCCCTGTCGCCGAAGATCGAGGCCGTGCGTCGCATGGCCCTGGTCTGGGGCGTGGAGCCGCGCGTCAGCGCCCAGCCCGACAGCCTGGAGGTCGTCACCACCGACGCCGCCGCCCGGGCCCTGGAACTGGACCTCGCCAAGCCCGGCGAGCGCATCCTGATCGTGGCCGGCACGCCGTTCGGCGCACCCGGCGCGGCCAACCTGCTGCGCCTGGCGCATGCGCCGTTCCCGGTGCGCAAGCGGTAG
- a CDS encoding TonB-dependent receptor — MISKTYATRYALMAAASSVVLLGAGQALAQTAATDAAAPASAQEPSAVEEVIVTGFRASLQSALSAKKNSNLIIESVTAEDMGKFPDQNIAESLQRLPGVQIDRENGQGTRVRIRGLDQNVTVLNNDIFVSGMELFRLGEGKINQTNSLEGIPSELIGGVDVYKSPDASLLEGGLGGIINLKTRNARSLRDDTTIAGDLRGNKAGDTDWNPTGSLVLGHKFSDRFAVLGTLSYDKTEIHTDVLGGENRGGWAFNDRPVVGGGTLDVWSPEYRYATYRDQERKRLGASINLDFALTDSLQLTGDWFHSDLKIKTSEASIKFPFANENATYAAGASVDGNGVLQSGTVTANSAEGTSYLQDSQAKTDNFQVALNWDNGGRVTGSVRAAYSTADYESASANNDVRYTQYTVRNGTAAGLVPNATAPATFTYSYANGDNPKFTPANAAQFTTPSSVFAKSHWVFGEDTQIDNTSIRGDLKFRPEFGESGDLVITAGVRYAERKIDSEFWQLLADYSGKGELNGRSFGQDWTPYGYFQDGAIGFKSCGLPAGTPGRPNCGQTATDDGRFGASPALITPYQTAASNPERFETLTVGGINALFQKRSLMENPVAWLSNLYSSTPFQKFADPIQSFRIKERTTTGYGMVDLGGSDDRYHVNAGVRVVRTELTIDSSGTPTTPWYWGTDSWNGVIGNPDAIKTTREYTDVLPSASAVFDINDSDKVRVSAARVVSRQDLFQLGQGSAFNFTRSSTPGPNLNRFLYTNGSGGNPDLDPYRASQFDIAYERYIGRSGIVSGAFFYKSVDSFIQTDTVPRTVADGSVEGATLGVYTAPVNGDGGSIKGVELAAQYAFENGFGFNANYTFSDSETSKSNDYDDNLPIPGVAKHAFNLQGFYEGHGFEARVSYAWRDKSYQGDFSFGSGTDRHSLGTWERAYGQLDAQVGYQVTPAIKIVLEGINLTEEPTGRYLQWENLPFRYATADRRIVLGARFKLGM; from the coding sequence ATGATTTCGAAGACTTACGCGACCCGGTACGCGCTGATGGCGGCGGCGTCCTCGGTCGTCCTGCTGGGCGCGGGCCAGGCCCTGGCCCAGACCGCCGCGACCGACGCGGCGGCGCCGGCCTCGGCCCAGGAACCATCTGCGGTTGAAGAGGTGATCGTCACCGGCTTCCGCGCCTCGCTGCAGAGCGCGCTGTCGGCCAAGAAGAACTCGAACCTGATCATCGAGTCGGTGACCGCCGAGGACATGGGCAAGTTCCCCGACCAGAACATCGCCGAGTCGCTGCAGCGCCTGCCTGGCGTGCAGATCGACCGCGAGAACGGCCAGGGCACCCGGGTGCGCATCCGCGGCCTCGACCAGAACGTCACCGTCCTGAACAACGACATCTTCGTCTCGGGCATGGAGCTGTTCCGCCTGGGCGAGGGCAAGATCAACCAGACCAACTCGCTGGAAGGCATCCCGTCCGAACTGATCGGCGGCGTCGACGTCTACAAGTCGCCCGACGCCTCGCTGCTGGAAGGCGGCCTGGGCGGCATCATCAACCTGAAGACCCGCAACGCCCGCAGCTTGCGCGACGACACCACGATCGCCGGCGACCTGCGCGGCAACAAGGCCGGCGACACCGACTGGAACCCGACCGGTTCGCTGGTGCTGGGCCACAAGTTCAGCGACCGCTTCGCCGTGCTGGGCACGCTGTCCTACGACAAGACCGAGATCCACACCGACGTGCTGGGCGGCGAGAACCGCGGCGGCTGGGCGTTCAACGACCGGCCGGTGGTCGGCGGCGGCACGCTCGACGTGTGGTCGCCCGAGTACCGCTACGCCACCTATCGCGACCAGGAGCGCAAGCGTCTCGGCGCGTCGATCAACCTCGACTTCGCCCTGACCGACTCGCTGCAGCTGACCGGTGACTGGTTCCACTCGGACCTGAAGATCAAGACCAGCGAAGCCTCGATCAAGTTCCCGTTCGCCAACGAGAACGCCACCTACGCGGCCGGCGCCAGCGTCGACGGCAACGGCGTGCTGCAGAGCGGCACGGTCACCGCCAATTCGGCCGAGGGCACCTCGTACCTGCAGGACTCGCAAGCCAAGACCGACAACTTCCAGGTCGCCCTGAACTGGGACAACGGCGGGCGGGTGACCGGCAGCGTGCGCGCGGCCTACTCCACCGCCGACTACGAGAGCGCCAGCGCCAACAACGACGTGCGCTACACCCAGTACACCGTGCGCAACGGCACGGCCGCAGGCCTGGTGCCCAACGCCACCGCGCCGGCGACCTTCACCTACAGCTACGCCAACGGCGACAATCCCAAGTTCACCCCGGCCAACGCGGCGCAGTTCACCACGCCCTCCAGCGTGTTCGCCAAATCGCACTGGGTGTTCGGCGAGGACACCCAGATCGACAACACCTCGATCCGCGGCGACCTGAAGTTCCGTCCCGAGTTCGGTGAAAGCGGCGACCTGGTGATCACCGCCGGCGTCCGCTACGCCGAGCGCAAGATCGACTCGGAATTCTGGCAGCTGCTGGCCGACTATTCGGGCAAGGGCGAGCTGAACGGCCGGTCCTTCGGCCAGGACTGGACGCCTTACGGCTACTTCCAGGACGGCGCCATCGGCTTCAAGTCGTGCGGCCTGCCCGCCGGCACGCCGGGCCGTCCCAACTGCGGCCAGACCGCCACCGACGACGGCCGCTTCGGCGCCTCGCCGGCGCTGATCACGCCGTACCAGACCGCCGCCAGCAATCCCGAGCGGTTCGAGACCCTGACCGTCGGCGGCATCAACGCGCTGTTCCAGAAGCGCAGCCTGATGGAGAACCCGGTCGCCTGGCTGTCGAACCTCTATTCGTCGACCCCGTTCCAGAAGTTCGCCGATCCGATCCAGTCGTTCCGGATCAAGGAGCGCACCACGACCGGCTATGGCATGGTCGACCTGGGCGGTTCCGACGACCGCTATCACGTCAACGCCGGCGTCCGCGTGGTCCGCACCGAGCTGACCATCGACTCCAGCGGCACCCCGACCACGCCCTGGTACTGGGGCACCGACAGCTGGAACGGCGTCATCGGCAATCCGGACGCCATCAAGACCACCCGCGAATATACCGACGTCCTGCCCAGCGCGAGCGCGGTGTTCGACATCAACGACAGCGACAAGGTGCGCGTGTCGGCGGCCCGGGTCGTGTCGCGCCAGGACCTGTTCCAGCTGGGCCAGGGCTCGGCCTTCAACTTCACCCGCAGCTCGACGCCGGGTCCGAACCTCAACCGCTTCCTCTACACTAACGGCAGCGGCGGCAACCCGGACCTCGACCCGTACCGCGCCTCGCAGTTCGACATCGCCTACGAGCGCTACATCGGGCGTAGCGGCATCGTTTCGGGCGCGTTCTTCTACAAGAGCGTCGACTCGTTCATCCAGACCGACACCGTGCCGCGCACCGTGGCCGACGGTTCGGTCGAAGGGGCGACCCTGGGCGTCTACACCGCGCCGGTGAACGGCGACGGCGGCAGTATCAAGGGCGTCGAACTGGCGGCGCAGTACGCCTTCGAGAACGGGTTCGGCTTCAACGCCAACTACACCTTCTCCGACTCTGAGACCTCGAAGTCGAACGACTACGACGACAACCTGCCGATCCCGGGCGTGGCCAAGCACGCCTTCAACCTGCAGGGCTTCTACGAGGGGCACGGCTTTGAGGCCCGCGTCTCCTACGCCTGGCGCGACAAGAGCTACCAGGGCGACTTCTCGTTCGGCTCGGGCACCGACCGCCACAGCCTGGGTACGTGGGAGCGGGCCTATGGCCAGCTCGACGCCCAGGTCGGCTACCAGGTGACTCCGGCGATCAAGATCGTGCTGGAGGGCATCAACCTCACCGAGGAGCCCACCGGCCGCTACCTGCAGTGGGAGAACCTGCCGTTCCGCTATGCCACCGCCGATCGCCGGATCGTGCTGGGCGCGCGGTTCAAGCTGGGGATGTAA
- the glk gene encoding glucokinase: MNGATAHGLGLVGDIGGTNARFALVDFDGPDPRLIEPTAYKGEDYDTAEDAIEDYLAKVGVKHPDQAVVAVAGPIEHGAVHFTNIDWRLSEDSLRRAGGFRNARLINDFTAQALAAPRLSPKDLRQIGPLPTSGEGDLAIIGPGTGFGAAGMVRRHGCDTPLTTEGGHISFAPVDEIEIEILRGLQAKYGRVSVERILAGPGMEDLHVLLAQIEGRPVEELAAKAITEGAVAGRECCKATVERFCAILGSTAGDLALALGARGGVFIAGGIAPRIIDLLEASAFRARFEAKGRLSDYVKDIPTHVILHPHTALIGAAVAMTPDGQASIS; encoded by the coding sequence ATGAACGGCGCCACTGCACACGGGCTGGGCCTGGTCGGGGACATCGGCGGCACCAACGCCCGCTTCGCCCTGGTCGATTTCGACGGTCCCGATCCCCGGCTGATCGAGCCCACCGCCTACAAGGGCGAGGACTACGACACGGCCGAGGACGCCATCGAGGACTATCTGGCCAAGGTGGGGGTCAAGCACCCCGACCAGGCCGTGGTCGCGGTGGCGGGTCCGATCGAGCATGGCGCCGTTCATTTCACCAACATCGACTGGCGGCTGTCGGAAGACAGCCTGCGCCGCGCGGGCGGCTTTCGTAACGCCCGCCTGATCAATGACTTCACGGCCCAGGCCCTGGCCGCGCCGCGCCTGTCGCCCAAGGACCTGCGCCAGATCGGCCCGCTGCCGACCTCGGGCGAGGGGGACCTGGCGATCATCGGCCCGGGCACCGGCTTCGGCGCCGCCGGCATGGTGCGCCGTCACGGCTGCGACACCCCGCTGACCACCGAGGGCGGCCACATCTCGTTCGCACCGGTCGACGAGATCGAGATCGAGATCCTGCGCGGCCTGCAGGCCAAGTACGGTCGCGTGTCGGTCGAACGCATCCTGGCCGGTCCGGGCATGGAGGACCTGCACGTCCTGCTGGCCCAGATCGAGGGGCGTCCGGTCGAGGAGCTGGCCGCCAAGGCCATCACCGAGGGCGCGGTCGCCGGTCGCGAGTGCTGCAAGGCCACGGTCGAGCGGTTCTGCGCCATCCTGGGCTCGACGGCGGGGGACCTGGCCCTGGCGCTTGGCGCGCGCGGCGGCGTGTTCATCGCCGGCGGCATCGCGCCCCGGATCATCGACCTCCTGGAAGCCAGCGCCTTCCGCGCGCGCTTCGAGGCCAAGGGCCGGCTTTCGGACTACGTGAAGGACATCCCGACCCACGTGATCCTGCATCCCCACACCGCCCTGATCGGCGCGGCCGTGGCGATGACGCCGGACGGCCAAGCGTCGATTTCGTAG